From one Anopheles cruzii chromosome 3, idAnoCruzAS_RS32_06, whole genome shotgun sequence genomic stretch:
- the LOC128272556 gene encoding soluble guanylate cyclase 88E, with protein sequence MYGLLLENLSEYVKAVYGEEKWDDIRRQAGISSPSFSVHDDYDENLLNTLATKAQEILGVSERDFMDQMGVYFVNFVSQYGYDRVLSVLGRHMRDFLNGLDNLHEYLKFSYPLMRAPSFICENETRHGLTLHYRTKRKGFVYYTMGQIRQVARHFYNKEMQIELIKSDLLGETNHYTFQLTFDNRAFSLASLAMTREEKHLPISASVLFEIFPFCIVFGSDMVVRSIGNSLMVILPDLLAKKITDWFELRRPLIAFKFQTILNRTNNIFELVTMQAVKKRPENQRKMELKLSEEEDEEDVEKRLRLKGQMIYMENWYMIMFLGTPVMPKLTSLISTGLYINDLSMHDFSRDLMLAGTQQSVELKLALDQEQQKSKKLEESMRKLDEEMRRTDELLYQMIPKQVADRLRRGENPIDTCEMFNSVSILFSDVVTFTEICSRITPMEVVSMLNAMYSIFDTLTERNSVYKVETIGDAYMVVSGAPAKEQNHAEKVCDMALDMIEAITDLKDPSTGSHLRIRVGVHSGAVVAGIVGLKMPRYCLFGDSVNTASRMESTSQAMRIHISESTKHLLSGGYHVSERGEIDVKGKGSMKTYWLDYRENRPPLQLLAEDIKSPSIEYIEQAKDRRLSIASYGCAQQHRQSSGGLSSAGLEDRRVYSPVTFEDVARRSIANSPVKLHAFGPRGRENRSNSTGHAFMHSVSDVFGSLVNDTEDFLEDLQHRSSLSNTVYTGSTPSPCPFSPPPPPFRTKSKSCYPAQFMEYDRDGVTGASKTMPQEVPKKPKGILATKAITGEQAASSYDQKAKVRMAKLESVKQQQTMALEKLDQMVQEIYDAGELPGMCFVNPPASRSDGNICQSNNCTLGGSSRSVGDECTSDTSTCHALYTLNLYFPVSCPSVTCSCARSSAAVSGTRSGPAGAGAGLPAASGVSPAAAAATAATAAAAAPGPVCDQHAHLPRHCHGCDPSPSGPPGKVPQSMSFSHAKEHKCCPGAAAYAAQHHQNGRHKVHSNACHIL encoded by the exons ATGtacgggctgctgctggagaaccTATCCGAATACGTGAAGGCCGTCTACGGAGAGGAAAAGTGGGATGACATCCGGCGACAGGCGGGCAtttcgtcgccatcgttcAGCGTCCACGATGACTACGACGAGAACCTGCTCAACACGCTGGCGACGAAGGCGCAAGAG ATTCTTGGCGTCTCGGAGCGTGACTTCATGGACCAGATGGGGGTTTACTTCGTCAACTTCGTCAGTCAGTACGGCTACGATCGTGTGCTGTCAGTGCTGGGGCGGCACATGCGCGACTTTCTGAATGGATTGGATAATTTGCATGAATACCTCAAGTTCTCGTACCCGCTGATGCGTGCCCCGAGCTTCATATGCGAGAACGAAACGCGCCACGGTCTTACGCTGCACTACCGCACCAAGCGCAAAGGGTTCGTGTACTACACAATGGGTCAAATTAGGCAG GTGGCACGTCATTTCTACAACAAAGAGATGCAAATCGAACTGATAAAGTCGGACTTGCTGGGCGAAACGAATCACTACACGTTCCAGCTGACGTTCGACAACCGGGCCTTCTCGCTGGCCAGCCTGGCGATGACGCGCGAGGAGAAGCATCTGCCCATCAGCGCTTCGGTTCTGTTCGAGATTTTCCCCTTTTGCATCGTCTTTGG GTCCGATATGGTCGTACGGAGCATAGGCAACTCGCTGATGGTGATTCTGCCGGATTtgttggcgaagaaaattacGGACTGGTTCGAGCTGAGGCGCCCGCTGATAGCCTTTAAGTTTCAAACG ATACTCAACCGCACGAACAACATCTTCGAGCTGGTCACCATGCAGGCAGTGAAAAAGCGTCCGGAAAATCAGAGGAAAATGGAACTGAAACTCtccgaggaggaggacgaagaggacgtGGAAAAGCGGCTTCGCTTGAAGG GGCAAATGATCTACATGGAGAACTGGTACATGATCATGTTTCTCGGGACGCCGGTGATGCCTAAACTGACGTCACTCATCAGCACCGGTCTCTACATCAACGATCTCTCAATGCACGACTTCAGTCG TGATCTCATGCTGGCCGGCACACAGCAATCGGTCGAGCTAAAGCTGGCGCTGGaccaggagcagcagaagTCGAAAAAGCTGGAAGAATCCATGCGCAAGCTGGACGAGGAGATGCGCCGCACCGATGAGCTGCTGTACCAGATGATCCCGAAGCAGGTCGCGGATCGGTTGCGGCGCGGCGAGAATCCGATCGATACGTGCGAAATGTTCAACAGTGTGTCAATTCTCTTCTCCGACGTGGTCACCTTCACCGAAATCTGCTCCCGGATCACGCCGATGGAGGTGGTCTCGATGCTGAACGCCATGTACTCGATATTCGACACGCTGACCGAACGGAACAGCGTCTACAAGGTGGAAACCATCGGCGACGCGTACATGGTCGTGTCGGGCGCTCCGGCCAAAGAGCAAAACCATGCTGAAAAAGTCTGTGATATGGCGTTGGATATGATCGAGGCGATAACGGATTTGAAGGACCCATCGACCGGTAGCCATCTGCGGATACGGGTCGGCGTCCATTCCGGGGCCGTGGTAGCCGGCATCGTCGGCCTGAAGATGCCCCGGTACTGTCTGTTCGGCGACTCCGTGAACACCGCCTCGCGGATGGAATCGACGAGCCAGGCGATGCGAATACACATATCGGAGTCGACCAAGCACCTGCTGTCCGGTGGCTATCACGTCAGCGAGCGGGGCGAGATCGACGTGAAGGGCAAGGGCTCGATGAAGACGTACTGGTTGGACTACCGGGAGAATCGGCCGCCGTTGCAGCTGCTGGCCGAGGACATCAAGAGTCCGTCGATCGAGTACATCGAGCAGGCCAAGGACCGTCGGCTGAGCATAGCGTCGTACGGTTGTGCGCAACAGCACCGGCAGTCCAGTGGCGGCCTGAGCTCGGCCGGCCTGGAAGACCGGCGCGTGTACTCGCCGGTCACCTTCGAGGACGTGGCACGGCGCAGTATAGCCAACTCTCCGGTCAAACTGCATGCGTTTGGGCCGCGGGGACGCGAGAACCGATCGAACTCGACGGGCCACGCTTTCATGCACAGCGTGTCGGATGTGTTCGGATCGCTCGTCAACGACACGGAAGACTTCCTCGAGGACCTGCAGCACCGGAGTTCACTCAGCAACACGGTCTACACGGGAtcgacgccgtcgccgtgtccGTTTagtccgccaccaccgccatttCGCACCAAGTCCAAGTCTTGCTACCCGGCACAG TTCATGGAGTACGATCGCGACGGTGTGACCGGGGCCAGTAAAACGATGCCGCAGGAAGTTCCCAAGAAGCC CAAAGGTATCCTGGCGACGAAGGCGATCACCGGTGAGCAGGCGGCCTCCTCGTACGATCAGAAGGCGAAGGTGCGCATGGCGAAGCTGGAGTcggtgaagcagcagcagacgatgGCGCTCGAGAAGCTGGACCAGATGGTGCAGGAGATCTACGATGCCGGCGAGCTGCCGGGCATGTGTTTCGTCAACCCACCGGCGTCCCGCTCGGACGGGAACATCTGCCAATCGAACAACTGCACGCTCGGTGGTAGTAGTAGGTCCGTAGGGGACGAGTGCACTAGCGACACCTCGACCTGCCACGCACTCTATACGTTGAACCTTTACTTTCCCGTTTCATGCCCGTCCGTCACCTGCTCGTGCGCACGCTCGTCCGCCGCTGTGTCCGGTACTAGATCGGGcccagccggtgccggggccggccTTCCGGCAGCATCCGGTGTCAGtccagccgcggccgcggcgacggcagcgacggcggcggcggcggctccagGGCCCGTCTGTGACCAGCACGCCCACCTGCCTCGGCACTGTCACGGCTGTGATCCGTCCCCGTCGGGCCCGCCGGGGAAGGTTCCGCAGAGCATGAGCTTCTCGCACGCGAAAGAGCACAAGTGCTgtccgggggccgccgcctACGCcgcccagcaccaccagaacGGTCGCCACAAAGTGCACTCGAACGCCTGCCACATCCTGTAG
- the LOC128272389 gene encoding uncharacterized protein LOC128272389, giving the protein MLKFTVVAIGALVCIAGLAVGQEIPPYIKQCRRSDPELTDCLKGSLQHLRPYLARGIPEIKLPSVEPFVMDQLSLQLTGGPQGYRINLKNMEVFGASNFTVRSIKLVDGNKPFEARLTIPRLQIHAKYTSSGVLIIIPASGSGDFDAVFDGVTAEVKGLVSTSEKPTGTHLRVEKLDLNLAIKKPRLSVSKIFNNNRILTEATNLFLKENGHEVLRALQPQLQKKLSGEFTGIANQLLDNVPIHFFLVD; this is encoded by the exons ATGCTGAagttcaccgtcgtcgccattGGTGCGCTGGTCTGCATCGCGGGTCTCGCTGTGGGGCAGGAAATTC CGCCCTACATCAAACAGTGCCGCCGGTCGGATCCGGAGCTGACGGATTGCCTCAAGGGATCGCTGCAACACTTGCGACCCTATCTGGCCAGGGGCATCCCCGAGATTAAG CTACCCTCGGTAGAGCCGTTCGTGATGGATCAGCTGTCACTGCAGCTGACCGGCGGACCTCAAGGATACCGGATCAACCTGAAGAACATGGAAGTGTTCGGTGCCAGCAATTTCACCGTGCGCTCGATCAA ACTTGTCGACGGCAACAAGCCATTCGAGGCCCGGCTCACCATCCCGCGGCTGCAGATCCACGCCAAGTACACCAGCAGCGGCGTGCTGATCATCATTCCTGCCAGCGGTTCCGGTGATTTCGATGCCGTGTTCGATGGTGTGACCGCCGAGGTCAAGGGCCTGGTGTCGACGAGCGAAAAGCCGACCGGAACGCATCTGCGCGTGGAGAAGCTCGATCTCAACCTGGCGATCAAGAAGCCGCGTCTGAGCGTGTCGAAGAtcttcaacaacaaccgcaTCCTGA CGGAAGCCACCAACCTCTTCCTGAAGGAGAACGGCCACGAAGTGTTGCGCGCACTGCAGCCACAGCTCCAGAAGAAGCTTTCCGGTGAATTCACCGGCATCGCCAACCAGCTGCTCGACAACGTCCCGATTCACTTCTTCCTTGTGGACTAA
- the LOC128270005 gene encoding uncharacterized protein LOC128270005: MGGSRLHLLLMLVATAIQLGAAQRDVFRLFSNCRYGKPSFDPCIKKAFNALRPWFKTGLPEFNVAPFDPHRAEYIEQRRGDIGGLGGYRLLLTNVSEYGWSQSEVTKYRTEPKHNRIVYSQYFPEKSLDGSYDFKAKILKLPRHTHGIWNLTLYDYSQTTTVTRIGGPGGLLKVRVEIDKIGDMKLHISDLFGGVKIIESVADFFINTMWQPGFPFLKPLINDLVSVAFTDIFNESFRHFPLDEVIRS, encoded by the exons ATGGGCGGCTCAAGGCTCCATCTGCTGCTAatgctggtggccaccgcgatCCAACTGGGCGCTGCGCAGCGAGACGTGTTCCGATTGTTTTCCAACTGCCGCTACGGAAAGCCGAGCTTTGATCCGTGCATCAAAAAGGCTTTCAACGCGCTGCGGCCATGGTTTAAGACGG GTCTGCCAGAATTCAACGTGGCACCCTTCGATCCACACCGGGCCGAGTATATCGAGCAGCGGCGCGGCGACATAGGAGGCCTCGGAGGCTACAGGCTGCTCCTGACGAACGTGTCCGAGTACGGCTGGTCACAGTCCGAGGTGACAAAATatcgcaccgaaccgaagcacaATCGAATCGTGTACTCGCAGTACTTCCCGGAGAAATCGCTCGACGGAAGCTACGACTTTAAGGCGAAGATTCTGAAGCTACCGCGACACACGCACGGTATCTGGAACCTGACCCTGTACGACTACAGCcagaccaccaccgtcacgcggatcggtggtcccggtggaCTGCTGAAGGTGCGCGTGGAGATCGACAAAATCGGCGACATGAAGCTGCACATCTCGGACCTGTTTGGTGGAGTCAAAATTATAG AGTCCGTGGCGGACTTCTTCATCAACACGATGTGGCAGCCGGGTTTCCCCTTCCTGAAGCCACTGATCAACGATCTGGTGAGCGTCGCTTTCACCGACATCTTCAACGAGTCCTTCCGGCACTTCCCGCTGGACGAAGTGATACGAAGCTAG